Proteins from a genomic interval of Acidimicrobiales bacterium:
- a CDS encoding rhomboid family intramembrane serine protease, protein MIPLSDGLSARRFPFVNVSLIVANFAVWIFYELPHLSSSVYHASFYPCSVDSSCHAPEPWGISWITAMFLHGSWDHILGNMLFLAIFGKNVEDAFGPVRYLVFYFAGGFVAFITQTAMTLLFGTVQNARVPELGASGAIAAVLGAYAVLYPRSRVRTFIFPIFLIRIPAWVFLGLWFLYQLVEANFGLFNAQANGGGVAFFAHVGGFIFGALMTLLLVRSKRVSPAGATYQYSGGTT, encoded by the coding sequence ATGATCCCGCTCTCCGACGGCCTCTCTGCCCGGCGGTTCCCCTTTGTCAACGTCTCGTTGATCGTGGCCAACTTCGCGGTATGGATCTTTTACGAACTGCCGCACCTCAGCTCGTCCGTCTACCACGCGTCTTTCTACCCGTGCTCCGTCGACAGCTCCTGTCACGCACCGGAGCCTTGGGGGATCAGCTGGATCACTGCGATGTTCTTGCACGGGAGCTGGGACCACATCCTCGGCAACATGTTGTTTCTGGCGATCTTCGGGAAGAACGTCGAGGACGCGTTCGGTCCGGTCCGTTACCTTGTCTTCTACTTCGCAGGCGGGTTTGTCGCTTTCATCACCCAGACGGCGATGACCCTGCTGTTTGGCACCGTGCAGAACGCCCGGGTGCCCGAACTCGGAGCCAGCGGCGCCATTGCCGCGGTGCTGGGCGCATACGCGGTGCTGTACCCACGCTCACGGGTCCGCACGTTCATCTTCCCCATATTCCTCATCAGGATCCCGGCGTGGGTCTTCCTGGGGCTCTGGTTCCTCTACCAGTTGGTTGAGGCGAACTTCGGCCTCTTCAACGCCCAAGCCAACGGCGGAGGCGTCGCTTTCTTCGCGCACGTCGGTGGATTCATCTTCGGCGCGTTGATGACACTGCTACTGGTCCGTTCTAAACGAGTCTCACCGGCCGGAGCCACCTACCAGTACTCGGGAGGGACGACATGA
- a CDS encoding glycoside hydrolase family 43 protein produces MSALRADPRDFPDPFVLNTGSEYIALATNSGSVNVQVMSSPDLVEWRTEPDGLPSLPSWAAGGNTWAPAVLPRESNYILFYTVREPTGQRQAISVATSREPVGPYVDRSDGPFIYQLELGGSIDPSPFVDLDGTPYLLWKADSNAIDRRSSLWIQKLTVEGTSLVGPAIRLLDHDASWETPLIEAPSLVLSGGIYYLFYSANWWNTDRYAIGYATATSVTGPYKKVTKRRPWFGSDTNVAGPGGQEWFLDRSEELCMAYHAWTPGRVGYPNGARSLHIARVSIAGAPALL; encoded by the coding sequence GTGAGCGCGCTGCGGGCCGATCCCCGTGACTTCCCCGATCCGTTCGTGCTCAACACCGGGTCGGAATACATCGCCTTGGCAACCAATTCCGGCTCGGTCAACGTCCAGGTGATGTCATCGCCAGACCTCGTCGAGTGGCGCACCGAACCCGATGGTCTGCCGAGCCTCCCGTCGTGGGCTGCGGGCGGAAATACCTGGGCGCCGGCTGTTCTGCCCCGCGAGTCCAACTACATCCTCTTCTATACGGTCCGCGAGCCCACCGGTCAACGCCAAGCCATTTCGGTCGCCACTTCCCGCGAACCGGTCGGGCCGTACGTCGACCGGAGCGACGGTCCGTTCATATACCAGTTGGAACTCGGAGGCTCGATCGATCCGAGTCCCTTCGTCGACCTGGACGGTACGCCCTATCTCCTGTGGAAGGCCGATTCCAACGCGATAGACCGGCGCTCCAGCCTCTGGATCCAGAAACTGACTGTAGAGGGAACTTCTCTAGTGGGACCCGCCATCCGGCTGCTCGACCATGACGCATCCTGGGAAACCCCGCTCATCGAAGCTCCGTCCCTCGTTCTCAGCGGCGGCATCTACTACCTCTTCTATTCAGCCAACTGGTGGAACACCGACCGCTACGCGATCGGCTACGCAACAGCGACGAGTGTGACGGGCCCGTACAAGAAGGTGACGAAGAGACGCCCGTGGTTCGGGTCGGATACCAACGTCGCCGGTCCGGGGGGCCAGGAATGGTTTCTCGATCGGTCTGAAGAGCTGTGCATGGCCTACCACGCCTGGACCCCCGGACGTGTCGGCTACCCGAACGGAGCCCGCAGCCTTCACATTGCAAGGGTGTCCATCGCCGGCGCGCCCGCACTTTTGTGA
- a CDS encoding DUF2252 domain-containing protein, which yields MTSPGATPSVPAPRTRPELIAAGRALRDRVPRRSHGSWRPSEDRPDPLDVLAASNSGRLPELVPVRNARMMRSPFTYYRGAPAVMAADLSRSPSTGITLQICGDAHLLNFGTYATPERNRVFDVNDFDETQPGPWEWDVKRLAASLLVAARTAGLTDTDGEAAVRDCSAEYRSQMAAMSELSPFEVWHSSLDVEAIVAAIPDRQSRTVAKQTVSKARQSTSLQALSKLTAVRDGQRVIVEDPPVVVRLNDAQLEQARGFVKAYLATLEADRRLLLDRYEFVDAALKVVGVGSVGTRCFIVLLAAKSDLDPLFLQVKEAQASILAPYVGRSRFRNQGQRVAVGQRIMQAASDTFLGWAHADGFDTYVRQLRDMKGAFPVETARPADIVAYGRLCGATLARAHARAGQPALLAGYLGNSQAFDEALAAFARAYADQVEQDYEAFTNAVRTGRIETLEGS from the coding sequence ATGACCAGCCCCGGTGCGACTCCCTCTGTTCCTGCGCCAAGGACGCGTCCGGAGCTGATAGCCGCCGGTCGCGCGCTGCGTGACCGAGTGCCTCGGCGCAGCCACGGGTCCTGGCGGCCGTCCGAGGACCGACCCGACCCATTGGACGTGCTTGCGGCGTCGAACTCGGGCCGTTTGCCCGAACTGGTACCGGTCCGCAACGCCCGCATGATGCGATCGCCGTTTACCTATTACCGCGGCGCACCCGCGGTCATGGCCGCCGATTTGAGCCGTTCGCCATCAACTGGGATAACTCTCCAGATCTGCGGGGATGCCCATCTTCTCAACTTCGGGACCTACGCCACTCCGGAGAGGAATCGGGTGTTCGATGTCAACGACTTCGACGAGACACAACCCGGGCCGTGGGAATGGGACGTCAAACGCCTCGCCGCGAGCCTGCTGGTCGCCGCCAGGACGGCTGGCCTCACCGACACGGACGGCGAGGCAGCCGTGCGCGACTGCTCGGCGGAATATCGCTCGCAGATGGCCGCGATGTCAGAGCTCTCTCCCTTCGAAGTGTGGCACTCGAGCCTCGACGTCGAAGCGATCGTCGCCGCGATACCCGACCGGCAAAGCCGAACGGTCGCAAAGCAAACAGTGAGCAAGGCCCGCCAGTCCACCAGTCTCCAGGCTCTTTCCAAACTCACCGCGGTGCGCGACGGGCAACGGGTGATAGTCGAGGATCCGCCGGTGGTCGTTCGTCTCAACGACGCACAGCTCGAACAGGCACGCGGGTTCGTCAAGGCCTACCTGGCAACCCTCGAGGCCGACCGACGTCTGCTCCTCGACCGGTACGAGTTCGTCGACGCCGCTCTCAAGGTCGTGGGCGTCGGAAGCGTCGGTACCCGGTGCTTCATCGTTTTGCTAGCCGCGAAGTCCGATCTCGATCCCCTCTTCCTCCAGGTCAAAGAAGCACAAGCATCGATACTCGCCCCCTACGTGGGTCGTTCCCGCTTCCGCAATCAGGGTCAACGGGTCGCGGTGGGCCAGCGAATCATGCAGGCCGCCAGCGACACGTTCCTGGGCTGGGCACATGCCGACGGCTTCGACACCTATGTCCGCCAGTTGCGCGACATGAAGGGCGCTTTCCCGGTGGAAACCGCTCGACCCGCCGACATCGTCGCATACGGGCGCTTGTGCGGCGCGACCCTCGCGCGAGCCCACGCCCGCGCCGGTCAACCCGCCCTTCTGGCCGGCTATCTAGGGAACAGTCAAGCTTTCGACGAGGCCCTCGCCGCTTTCGCACGGGCTTACGCCGATCAGGTCGAACAAGACTACGAAGCCTTCACGAATGCCGTCCGGACTGGTCGCATCGAAACGCTAGAGGGCTCATGA
- a CDS encoding MMPL family transporter, with translation MFSQIGALVTRRPKQILAGAVLAVILAAALGIHASNALKPGGFTAPNSPSQVAQNRLDAYFGGQPNFLLLVTARNGNVDDPSVAAAGRAITERLASSRGVGRVSSYWTARSSELRSGDGTAGLVVGTIAGSDTTVSNRAKVLVKELSVGSSRPGPVTVRAGGYAGTDDAISNQIGKDLKLAEGVAIPVTFVLLIIAFGSVVAAALPVALGLMAIVATLAVLFLLGSVTDVSIYALNLTTGMGLGLAIDYALLIVTRYREELASGKDPSAAVQRAVATAGRTIVFSAGTVAAALAALLIFPVYFLRSFAYAGISVVAVATSSALLVLPALLVVLGPRVNALAVRSRDRLGRAESPFWNRTTRNVMRRPVAAGLPIVALLIVLGIPFLHVHFGTPDERVLPTSSPARQVGDALRSNFHADVTDTLEIVTTPALPAQATASYGRELSSVPGIVSVSSFERPQATWLHATIAPTSGSAAAQHLVSEVRALPVPGGATAYVGGPAAALVDQKHDLGSRLPIAIALIVLTTFIVLFLFTGSVVLPAKALVLNALSLTAVFGALVWIFQDGHLSGLLGFTPTPISTTMPLLLFCIAFGLSMDYEVIVLSRIKEFHDAGATNEEAVVGGLARSGRIVTTAAALLAITFFAFGLSKVSFIQMFGIGTAIAIVVDATLIRGVVVPSFMRLAGDANWWAPPRLRRLHRRIGATETPAPHLA, from the coding sequence ATGTTCTCGCAAATCGGAGCCTTGGTAACCCGCCGGCCCAAGCAGATCCTTGCGGGCGCGGTGCTGGCCGTGATCCTCGCCGCCGCGCTCGGAATACACGCAAGCAACGCCCTGAAGCCAGGCGGCTTCACCGCGCCGAACTCGCCATCCCAGGTGGCCCAGAACCGCCTAGACGCCTATTTCGGAGGCCAGCCCAACTTTCTCCTTCTGGTTACTGCGCGCAACGGGAACGTCGACGACCCCTCGGTCGCCGCTGCAGGGCGAGCAATTACAGAGCGGCTGGCGAGCTCTCGGGGTGTCGGCCGGGTCAGCTCGTACTGGACCGCTCGCAGCTCGGAGCTGCGCAGCGGAGACGGCACCGCGGGGCTCGTGGTGGGCACCATTGCAGGCAGCGACACCACTGTGAGCAATCGAGCCAAGGTCCTGGTGAAGGAACTGTCGGTCGGTTCCTCACGTCCTGGCCCCGTAACGGTGCGGGCGGGCGGGTACGCAGGGACCGATGACGCGATCAGTAACCAGATCGGCAAGGATCTCAAGCTCGCCGAGGGCGTCGCCATCCCGGTGACGTTCGTGTTGCTGATCATCGCCTTCGGCAGCGTCGTCGCCGCTGCCCTGCCCGTCGCGCTCGGATTGATGGCGATCGTCGCAACTCTCGCGGTTCTCTTCCTCCTGGGCAGTGTCACCGACGTCAGCATTTACGCGCTCAACCTGACCACCGGCATGGGTCTCGGCCTGGCCATCGACTACGCCCTGCTGATCGTGACTCGCTACCGGGAAGAACTCGCTTCGGGCAAGGATCCGAGTGCGGCAGTTCAGCGAGCCGTGGCGACGGCTGGGCGAACCATCGTCTTTTCCGCTGGAACGGTTGCTGCCGCGCTCGCGGCGCTTCTCATCTTCCCGGTCTACTTCCTTCGGTCTTTCGCGTACGCCGGAATAAGCGTTGTCGCCGTGGCGACTTCGTCGGCGCTTCTGGTGCTGCCCGCGCTGCTCGTAGTGCTCGGGCCTCGGGTGAACGCCCTGGCCGTGCGGAGCAGAGACCGTCTCGGGCGCGCCGAATCGCCGTTCTGGAACCGCACCACCAGAAATGTGATGCGCCGCCCCGTGGCGGCTGGTCTACCAATCGTCGCGCTGCTTATCGTGCTGGGGATCCCCTTCTTGCACGTCCACTTCGGAACTCCCGACGAGCGAGTGCTTCCAACCAGTTCACCCGCCCGCCAGGTAGGAGATGCCCTCCGTAGCAATTTTCACGCCGACGTGACCGACACCCTGGAGATCGTGACCACTCCAGCTCTACCGGCGCAGGCTACAGCTTCGTACGGGCGCGAACTTTCGTCGGTACCCGGGATCGTCAGCGTCTCAAGCTTCGAACGACCTCAGGCTACGTGGCTCCACGCGACGATTGCCCCGACTTCCGGCTCCGCGGCCGCGCAACATCTGGTCTCGGAGGTCCGTGCTTTGCCGGTGCCCGGCGGAGCGACCGCTTACGTCGGTGGACCTGCAGCAGCGCTCGTCGACCAGAAGCACGACCTCGGCAGCCGGCTCCCGATCGCGATAGCGCTTATTGTCCTCACCACATTCATCGTCTTGTTCTTGTTCACGGGAAGCGTGGTACTTCCCGCCAAGGCACTGGTCCTGAACGCACTGAGCCTCACCGCCGTGTTCGGCGCGTTGGTGTGGATCTTCCAGGATGGACACCTCTCCGGTTTGCTCGGCTTCACGCCCACACCGATCAGCACGACGATGCCGCTGCTCCTTTTCTGCATCGCGTTCGGACTTTCCATGGACTACGAAGTCATCGTGCTTTCCCGCATCAAGGAATTCCACGACGCAGGTGCGACCAACGAGGAGGCGGTTGTGGGCGGGCTCGCTCGTTCTGGTCGCATCGTCACAACCGCAGCCGCACTGCTCGCAATCACATTCTTTGCGTTCGGGCTCTCGAAGGTCAGCTTCATCCAAATGTTCGGCATCGGGACTGCAATCGCGATCGTGGTCGACGCCACGCTCATCCGCGGGGTGGTGGTGCCGTCGTTCATGCGCCTTGCCGGAGACGCCAACTGGTGGGCACCTCCCCGGCTGCGGCGCCTGCACAGGCGGATCGGAGCCACGGAGACGCCCGCACCGCACCTGGCTTGA
- a CDS encoding SDR family oxidoreductase has translation MRESVLVVLGAGGMGEAIAHRVGSGKAILLADSSDEVLARASEAIRSQGHAVSTHRVDVSSPDSVRDLAQLAASLGRVTQVGHTAGLSPAQATSAAILSVDLLGVALVLEEFGRVVAPGGAGVVISSMAGHLAPPLSPEEEQALANTPPGELLQLPLLLERGGDDPGGAYALAKRANQIMVQAASLGWGARGARVNSISPGIVSTPMGRLELSSPVGDLMRSMVDSSPARRLGTPDDIASVASFLLGPESTFITGTDVLVDGGVVAALRFAGSSGATSGDRY, from the coding sequence ATGCGGGAGTCGGTTCTGGTCGTGCTAGGTGCCGGGGGGATGGGAGAAGCGATCGCCCACCGAGTCGGATCGGGTAAAGCGATTTTGCTCGCCGACTCCAGCGACGAGGTTCTCGCTCGGGCCTCCGAGGCAATCAGGAGTCAGGGTCATGCGGTGTCAACGCACCGCGTTGACGTCTCGTCCCCAGACTCGGTTCGTGACCTCGCCCAACTCGCGGCGAGCCTTGGTCGGGTGACCCAGGTGGGCCACACTGCCGGACTGTCGCCGGCGCAGGCGACGTCGGCCGCGATCCTGAGTGTCGACCTGCTCGGCGTCGCCCTGGTGCTCGAGGAATTCGGCCGGGTCGTGGCTCCGGGAGGCGCAGGCGTGGTGATATCGAGCATGGCCGGCCATCTGGCGCCGCCACTGAGCCCAGAAGAAGAGCAGGCACTGGCTAACACCCCGCCGGGCGAACTGCTGCAGCTTCCGCTGCTACTTGAAAGAGGCGGCGACGATCCCGGAGGCGCTTATGCGCTCGCCAAGCGAGCCAATCAGATCATGGTCCAGGCGGCCAGCCTGGGGTGGGGTGCTCGAGGTGCTCGTGTCAACTCGATCAGTCCGGGAATCGTCTCAACTCCGATGGGGCGCCTAGAACTGTCGTCTCCGGTTGGCGACCTGATGCGCTCCATGGTCGATTCGTCGCCCGCGCGACGGCTCGGAACGCCGGACGATATCGCTTCGGTTGCCTCGTTCCTGCTGGGCCCAGAATCGACTTTCATCACGGGCACCGATGTGCTCGTCGACGGCGGTGTCGTCGCCGCGCTTCGATTCGCCGGATCTTCAGGAGCGACCTCTGGGGACCGGTACTAG
- a CDS encoding cytochrome P450, which yields MRNWGVAMGSLEGWLSSSEVYYDPYDIEVDADPYPIFKRLRDEVPLYYNERYDFYAVSRFADVQAGLVDSRRFISGRGGILEIIKADVEMPSGTLIFEDPPAHTIHRSLLSRVFTPRRVAALEPKIREFCASSLDPLIGSGGFDLIADLGAQMPMRVIGMLIGIPETDHEAIRRQADANLRTESGQPMQISRNPTFGSEMFTEYIDWRIQHPSDDLMTELLTAEFEDETGTTRRLSRDEALLYTTVVAGAGNETTTRLIGWTAKLLGDHPDQRREVAENRSLIPNVIEEVLRYEPPGPAVGRYMPEDVELYGRSVPAGSAMLFLIGAANRDERRFVEPNRFDIHRTIGQHLTFGYGIHYCLGAALARLEGRIALDELLDRFPVWDVDYGRAELAPTSTVRGWETLPVTVP from the coding sequence GTGAGGAACTGGGGTGTGGCGATGGGGTCGTTGGAGGGCTGGCTGTCGTCGTCAGAGGTCTATTACGACCCCTACGACATAGAAGTCGACGCTGATCCCTACCCGATCTTCAAGCGCCTGCGGGATGAGGTCCCTCTCTATTACAACGAGAGGTACGACTTCTACGCGGTCAGCCGCTTCGCCGACGTGCAAGCGGGGCTGGTCGATTCGAGGCGATTCATCTCCGGTCGCGGTGGGATCCTCGAGATCATCAAGGCCGACGTGGAGATGCCATCGGGAACGCTCATCTTCGAGGATCCTCCAGCTCACACGATTCACAGAAGCCTGCTGTCACGCGTCTTCACCCCGCGCCGGGTCGCCGCCCTCGAGCCGAAGATCAGAGAGTTCTGCGCTAGCAGCCTGGACCCACTAATCGGATCCGGCGGATTCGATCTCATCGCCGATCTCGGAGCGCAGATGCCGATGCGCGTAATCGGAATGCTCATCGGCATTCCCGAGACCGATCACGAAGCCATCCGGAGACAGGCCGATGCCAACCTCCGGACCGAATCCGGTCAACCGATGCAGATCTCACGGAACCCGACGTTCGGAAGCGAGATGTTCACCGAATACATCGACTGGCGGATCCAGCACCCTTCGGACGACCTGATGACTGAACTGCTCACGGCAGAGTTCGAGGACGAGACGGGTACCACTCGCCGGCTCTCGCGCGACGAAGCTCTCCTCTACACCACCGTCGTTGCCGGGGCAGGCAATGAGACGACTACTCGTCTGATCGGTTGGACCGCAAAGCTGCTCGGCGACCACCCCGACCAGCGCCGCGAGGTCGCCGAGAACCGCTCGCTCATCCCGAACGTCATCGAGGAAGTGCTTCGTTACGAGCCCCCCGGTCCCGCAGTCGGCCGCTACATGCCCGAAGATGTCGAGCTGTACGGCCGCTCCGTTCCCGCAGGTAGCGCGATGCTGTTTCTGATCGGAGCTGCAAACCGGGACGAGCGACGCTTCGTCGAACCAAATCGATTCGACATCCATCGCACCATCGGCCAGCACCTCACGTTCGGCTACGGGATTCACTACTGCCTCGGTGCGGCCCTTGCGAGGCTCGAAGGTCGCATAGCTCTGGACGAGCTTCTCGACCGATTTCCAGTCTGGGACGTGGATTATGGCCGTGCCGAACTAGCACCGACCTCGACCGTGCGCGGCTGGGAAACGCTTCCCGTGACAGTGCCGTGA
- a CDS encoding universal stress protein encodes MNISREQQSAAGSTVGPEVDSKTIVIGVDGSDGSDRALDWAIDEARCSDRRLLIVHVVSVVNEMVAAPLVPMGISDPDSYGEAVLSRAGEKCDRLAVSHSEALLDGPPAESLVEVSAGAAMLVVGGHRRGPAGRLGSVSEGCVHRSLGPVVLVKHRPEAR; translated from the coding sequence ATGAACATCTCGAGAGAGCAGCAGTCGGCGGCTGGATCCACAGTGGGCCCAGAGGTCGATTCGAAGACCATCGTCATAGGCGTGGACGGGTCTGACGGCAGCGATCGTGCCTTGGACTGGGCGATCGACGAAGCTCGCTGCAGCGACCGACGACTGCTCATCGTGCACGTGGTGTCCGTGGTGAACGAGATGGTGGCCGCACCGCTGGTACCCATGGGCATTTCCGACCCAGACAGCTACGGGGAGGCGGTCCTGAGCCGGGCCGGCGAGAAATGTGACCGTCTCGCGGTGTCTCACTCGGAGGCGCTGCTCGACGGTCCTCCCGCGGAGTCCCTCGTCGAAGTTTCCGCCGGTGCCGCGATGCTCGTAGTCGGCGGGCACCGCCGCGGACCGGCTGGCCGACTTGGATCGGTCAGCGAAGGTTGTGTCCACCGATCTTTAGGTCCGGTTGTTTTGGTGAAACACCGCCCTGAGGCAAGATGA
- a CDS encoding TIGR03617 family F420-dependent LLM class oxidoreductase produces the protein MKFDLMMGSRTWEQTAAWARRLEPAGFSGMLFTEQTQAPWMAIAAASIAAPSLEFSTGIAVAFPRSPIVAAGLAWELAENTKGRFRLGLGSQVRAHIERRYAAEFDPPGPRLRDYVLAVKACFRAFRGEEPLSYDGTYYKMSLLPPMWAPRRHPFGDVKVDVSAVGPWMCRMAGEVADGVHVHPFHSLPYIHNRLLPAVAEGTERSGRSPADLDLIVPVFAIPGDTPEERFELVEKARARIAFYGSTKNYAFQFDDLGFDGTSARLNDLLKRRDVAGMAAAITDEMMEHFAVVETWDGMADALIKRYDGLASRLVMYMGEDSIDAAPQNLGKWAEIARAVTAHGRDQRASARLDG, from the coding sequence GTGAAATTCGATCTGATGATGGGGTCGCGGACGTGGGAGCAGACCGCAGCGTGGGCTCGACGACTGGAACCCGCCGGCTTCTCGGGGATGCTGTTCACCGAACAGACCCAGGCCCCTTGGATGGCGATCGCAGCCGCCTCGATAGCAGCGCCTTCGCTGGAATTCTCGACGGGGATCGCCGTCGCGTTCCCTCGCAGCCCGATCGTTGCTGCCGGGCTGGCATGGGAGCTGGCCGAGAACACCAAAGGCCGCTTCAGGCTGGGGCTCGGGAGCCAGGTGCGGGCTCACATCGAGCGGCGCTATGCGGCCGAGTTCGATCCTCCGGGCCCCCGGCTTCGAGACTATGTGCTCGCGGTGAAGGCCTGCTTTAGGGCGTTCCGCGGGGAGGAGCCTCTCTCCTACGACGGGACCTACTACAAGATGTCCCTCCTGCCACCGATGTGGGCTCCTCGCCGGCACCCGTTCGGCGATGTCAAAGTAGACGTGTCGGCGGTGGGGCCGTGGATGTGCCGCATGGCAGGCGAGGTTGCCGACGGCGTTCACGTCCATCCGTTCCATTCGCTTCCATACATCCACAACAGGCTGCTGCCGGCGGTAGCCGAGGGAACAGAACGGTCGGGGCGGTCGCCCGCCGATTTGGATCTCATCGTTCCTGTGTTCGCGATTCCCGGCGATACGCCGGAGGAGCGCTTCGAATTAGTGGAGAAGGCCAGGGCCAGGATCGCGTTCTACGGTTCGACGAAGAATTACGCGTTCCAATTCGACGACCTCGGCTTCGACGGCACGTCAGCGAGGCTGAACGATCTCCTGAAGCGACGTGATGTCGCCGGCATGGCCGCCGCGATCACGGACGAGATGATGGAGCATTTCGCGGTCGTCGAGACGTGGGACGGTATGGCCGACGCGCTGATCAAGCGGTATGACGGCCTGGCCAGCCGTTTGGTGATGTACATGGGTGAGGACTCGATCGACGCCGCTCCCCAGAACCTCGGCAAATGGGCCGAGATCGCACGCGCCGTCACCGCTCATGGCCGCGATCAGCGAGCATCTGCCAGGCTGGACGGATGA
- a CDS encoding helix-turn-helix domain-containing protein encodes MTRVPATATRRRYDNTLRREKAGQTAFRIVDAATELLRESSIRHWGALTIRGVAERAGVNERTVFRHFPNERALRDAVMMRLEEQAGVNLANLRLDGIPDAALRIFSHVSSYPPESRPPLDPTLADASRRQHQALLAAVGEAAPQWPESDRKLVAAMFDVLWGIASYERLMVDWQFDHDEAARAITWTIGLLQQAVLNGTPPTPANKLHRS; translated from the coding sequence GTGACCCGAGTCCCGGCGACGGCAACTCGTCGCCGCTACGACAACACCCTCCGCCGGGAGAAGGCCGGGCAAACCGCCTTCCGAATTGTCGACGCAGCAACCGAACTGCTTCGCGAGTCCTCCATCCGGCATTGGGGGGCGCTCACGATTCGTGGTGTCGCAGAACGCGCGGGAGTGAACGAACGAACAGTTTTCCGGCACTTCCCGAACGAACGAGCGCTCCGCGATGCGGTGATGATGCGGCTGGAAGAACAAGCCGGGGTAAATCTGGCCAACCTTCGTCTGGATGGAATCCCTGATGCCGCCCTCCGGATCTTCAGTCATGTCTCGTCGTATCCACCCGAGTCGCGACCACCCCTTGACCCAACCCTCGCGGACGCGAGCCGGCGCCAGCATCAGGCACTGCTCGCTGCGGTCGGTGAGGCAGCCCCACAGTGGCCTGAGAGCGACCGCAAGTTGGTTGCCGCCATGTTCGACGTCCTCTGGGGCATCGCCTCTTATGAACGACTGATGGTCGACTGGCAATTCGATCACGACGAGGCTGCTCGCGCCATCACCTGGACCATCGGTCTTCTGCAGCAAGCCGTCTTGAACGGCACGCCGCCGACGCCCGCCAACAAACTTCACCGGTCCTAG
- a CDS encoding TetR/AcrR family transcriptional regulator produces MSQAVEQEGGRAVTTRRERLRAATISEIKGLAWRQLAEVGAAALSLRAIAGEMGMTSSALYRYFASRDDLLNALVVDGFSSLADALEAAESELDADMGSDESWLRLAAAHRRWALEHPTEYALVYGTPVPGLESGSDERREQMKRGVNVLFRCMMAGLGRGEFNAGAIEATMNPALKAKLSAWRAELGFDLPEAALAGCLFAWTHLHGAVSLELFGHLPMQLQPADELFNQQMTQVMAMLGSPPDRT; encoded by the coding sequence ATGTCACAGGCGGTGGAGCAAGAAGGCGGTCGGGCGGTGACAACCCGCCGGGAGCGCCTTCGGGCGGCGACCATTTCGGAGATCAAGGGACTTGCCTGGCGGCAGCTGGCCGAAGTTGGAGCGGCTGCGCTGTCGCTGCGAGCGATCGCCGGCGAGATGGGCATGACTTCGTCGGCTCTTTACCGCTATTTCGCGAGCCGCGACGATCTGTTGAACGCCCTGGTTGTCGACGGGTTCTCTTCCCTCGCGGACGCTCTCGAAGCGGCGGAGTCCGAACTGGACGCTGATATGGGCTCCGACGAGAGCTGGCTTCGCCTCGCTGCGGCCCACCGGCGCTGGGCGCTTGAACACCCGACTGAGTACGCCCTGGTTTACGGGACTCCGGTTCCCGGTCTCGAGTCGGGGAGCGATGAACGCCGTGAACAGATGAAGCGCGGGGTCAACGTCCTGTTTCGGTGCATGATGGCCGGGCTTGGTCGCGGCGAGTTCAACGCGGGGGCGATCGAGGCAACGATGAACCCCGCGTTGAAGGCCAAGCTGTCGGCGTGGCGAGCCGAACTCGGGTTCGATCTGCCCGAAGCCGCGCTTGCGGGGTGTCTGTTCGCGTGGACCCACCTGCACGGTGCTGTCTCGCTCGAGCTGTTCGGACACCTCCCCATGCAGCTCCAGCCTGCGGATGAACTCTTCAACCAGCAGATGACTCAGGTCATGGCGATGCTCGGGTCGCCGCCAGACAGAACCTAG